The DNA window TTAAGCATTGTGAAAATAATAAAGACCACGATAAATCATTTCTAAAGAAATGCGATCAATAGGCTTATTTTTCTTGGAAATTTGACTGGCGTGAAAGAATGAATGATGCAGAGAATATACAGCGACTTCTTAAATCACCAACCAAAACTAACTAACAGATTATCACAATAATTTAGTGATTTAGATCAACTTTCAATGGAGGAAGAAGCACAAGTTATTCATAAGTCAATGATTCAAAAATTTCAAGCAAAAGTAGACTTTTAAAAAGCTAAAACTTCATAATAGCTTCATCAAGAAAATAGCGAATGTTTATACAAAAGTGTAGGCATTCGTTAAAAAAATTAAGATAATAGACTTAATCAACGATAAATCAATACCTGATTAGGTTTATTGTCTTGTTTTGCTATATAAAGTGAACTCAAATTAAATTATTTATACTATTCAACTATATGCAGCAAAAAATAAAAACTAAACTTAAAAATTGGTTTATGAGTAACAATAAATAATCAAGATGAAATCAGATATTAATCTAATTTTATTTTTGTTTCTTTCAGAAATAAATGAAAAGATTGAAATAATTAAAACTTTAATCTTATCGCTTCAAAATTAATACAAAATATAAAAAATTAAAATTATGACTACTTATAACGTAACTAACTCCAACGACAACGGTGCAGGATCTCTACGTGAAGCTTTGACTCTTGCTAATGCTAATGACGGTGCAGATACCATCGTTCTCATGAGTGATGTAACTCTCTCTAGCGCGATCGCCATTACTGATGATGTGACCATTGAAGGTAACAAATATCTAGTTACTCAAACAGGTACAGATAGACTATTCACCATTGATGACGGTAATGCCGCAGTAAACGGTCAGGTAAACATCTCTGGCTTGAGACTAACTGGTGGCGCTCCCGTAGAAACTGGTGGTGCAATCTACTCAGTCGAAAACTTGGCGATCGCTAATTCCGAATTGTTCGGCAATGCAACTACTAAACGTGGTGGCGCAGTCTATCAACAAGGAGCAAGCCTTGCTATTACCAATAGCTACATCCACGATAATGCGATCGCTGATGGCACAACTTCCGCTGGTGGCGGTGTCTATATCCGCGAAGGTAATTTGACTGTTGATAACTCAAACTTCGAGGGCAATGCAGCATTAGCAGGTGGTGGAATTATCGTAGGTTTTGGTTCAACAGCCGAAGTTACGAAAAGCCAGTTGAGCTATAACAATGGTAGTGGAATCTTTGTAGGAATTGAAAGCCAATTAATCTTGCAAAATTCCGTAGTTGACCACAACACCAGTACTATTTCTGGTGGCGGTGTTAACGTCCAAGTAGACAGCAAAGCAACTATTAACAACACCATAATTAGCAATAACACTGCTCCCTATGGAGCTGGAGTCGAAGTCCTCCAAAACAGTCAAGTAAGCATTACTAACAGTGAAATGACTGGCAACAGTGCTACTGAAGACGGTGGTGGAATTGATGTTAGTGATCAATCTACCGCAGAAATTACCAATACAGTGATTAGCAATAATACTGCTGTTTTTGGTGCTGGCGTAGAAGTTTTACTAAACAGTCAAATAAGCATTAATAACAGCCAAATAACTGGCAACACTGCTACGAAAGCTGGTGGTGGAATTGAAGTCTATGATCAATCTACCGCAGTAGTTACCAACACAGCAATTAGCAATAATACTGCTCCTTTTGGTGCGGGGGTAGCCTCCACCAATGATAGTACTGTGACTTTGATCGATGTTGATTTTAGCGGTCAGGTATCTGATTACCAAGGCAACAATATTGAAGTGATTGAAACTGACCTAGTGATCGCCGATGAAGATCTCAACCTCAAAGGAACTAAACTTGCTGATACCTTAGAAGGTAAAGCAGGTAATGATACCTTATATGGTTTTCGCGGACATGACGTGTTAAACGGTAATGAAGGCAATGACTTGCTCTATGGTGGTAAAGGCTTTGATTTACTTGATGGTGGTGCAGGTAATGATATCTTAAAAGGCGGCATTGGTAGAGACAGCCTCTGCGGTGGTGCAGGTAATGATACCTTAAATGGTGGCTTTGGCGCTGACTTACTTGATGGTGGTGCAGGTAATGATTACCTCGATGGCAATAGAGGCTTCAATAAGTTGTTTGGCGGCACTGGCAATGATGTCTTCGTCCTTCATAACGATGCCAAATCTGATTGCATCAAAGACTTCCAAATTGGTCAAGATACTATCGGTTTAGATGATGGCATGACCTTTGAAGATCTTAATATTGTCACTGGCAAACAACACACTTTCATCTACCACGGTGGAGACCTAGTAGGAAGATTGGTAGGAGTAACTGCAAATCTTGCTGAAAGCAATTTTGCTGAAGTATAAAGTAACTTCGTTTCAGCTAATAGCTATTAGCTATTGATAAACCTTAAAAAGACCTAATTAGAGCAATCTAATTGGGTCTTTTTTTTCAAATGTAAGCAAATGCTCGAACTTCCTCAAACTGTCACACACGCTCAAGATTTCTCTTGATAACGATAAAATTATACCAATGACCAACTCAGAAGGAAATAATAGCGATCGCGTTAAAACTATTTCAGAATGAAGCGATCGATCTTCACCCCATATATCTATTAATTGCTTTTTAAATCTTAGCCCGCAAATATTACGAAGTGTTAAGATAATCGGTTTTTTCCACCCATATTGTCTGATTGCAGGTACAACCAGTAGTGTTCCCAATAACTTGACTGTCAATTAGTACAAAAATACTATTTTATTTTACCGAATCAAAGCTGTAGTTCATGGTTCATATTAAGCGAGTCGAACTGTCTCACTTTAAATCCTTTGGTGGCACAACAAAAGTTCCTATCTTACCAGGGTTTACCGTAGTTTCGGGCCCAAATGGTTCGGGAAAGTCGAATATTTTAGATGCACTGCTATTTTGTTTGAATTTGGCAAGTTCTAAGGGAATGCGCGCGGATCGCTTACCTGATTTGGTTAATAATAAGCATATTGCCAATGGCAAGGTTGCGGAAGCGGTGGTTTCTGTTACTTTTGACTTGACTGATTTAGGTGATTTGTCGGATGTAGTGACAACGGTGACTGATGCCAAAGATTTAGTTTTGGTTTCTTCTCCCGAAGAATTGGCGGAGGCGATGGGGAATAGCAGCAATGAGGAGAATAGTAATGGTCATGATGCAGAAGAGTTAGAAGAAGAATTAGAAGAAGTAGAAGAAGAAACCACGGTAGATCAAGACGATAAAAAAATAATTGCGATCGCCAATGGGGATAGTCTGGAATGGAAAATTACTCGTAGGTTGCGGGTAGCCAAGAAAGGCAACTATACCTCGACGTTTTATATCAACGGGGAAGTATCTAGCGCGACGGAAGTTCATGAACAGCTACAGAAATTAAGGATTTATCCTGAAGGTTATAACGTGGTGTTGCAGGGTGACGTTACCAGCATCATTACGATGAATTCTAAGGAAAGGCGGGAAATTATTGATGAGTTGGCGGGAGTTGGTGCATTTGACCGTAAGATCCAGCAAACCCGTAAGACACTGGATAAAGTGCAGGAAAGAGAGGAAAAATGTCAGATTATTGCTCAAGAGCTAATTGCTAATCGCGATCGCCTAGCGGCAGATCGAGTCAAGGCGGAAAAGTATCGGAAGTTAAAAGAGCAGGTACAGGAAAAGAAAATTCATGAACAGGTTTTAGTTTGGCGATCGCTTACTCAACAGCAAGGGGAGTTGCAGAATCAGTTCGCTGCGGGAGAAACGGAGACTACACAGCTTCAGTCAAGTATTCTCAAGCTGGATACCGAAGTGACGCAAGAGAGTGTCAAGCTAGAAACTCTTAATACTCAAGTCAAGGCTTTGGGAGAGGATGAACAGCTATCAATTGCCTCGAATTTAGCTACTCAAAAAGCCAAACAGCTTACTCTACAGCAAAAGTTAGGTGAATTAAATAATACTAGCCAGCAGAAGCAGCTAATGTTAGTCCAGACAGAACAGAATTTAGAGCAGTATCAACAGGAAATTAAACAGTTTGGTCAAGAGAAAGACAGACTAGAAAATGAGATCGTTCCTACTTTAATTGCTAATGCAGTTGCAGCCAGAGAAACTGTTAGCCAGAGTAAAGATAATGCCAATGCGATCGCCGAAGCTTCGGAAGCCTGGGTGCAAGAACAGGCAAGCCTTTCCCGCCAAGCCTCAGCGATCCAAGAAACGCTTAATCCTCAACGTACTGAGCAAGCCAGAATTAGTGAGCGATATAACCAGCTAGAGAAGACGATTCAAGCACAAACAGAGTCATTAGAAGCAGTTGACGCAGAATTTAAGGTTAAGCAAGTTGAATTTGATTCCCTGTCAGAGAAAGTGGCTACAGAACAAGGTCATGTGCAGGAAATTGCCCAACAGCTAGCGGAAGCCGAAAGCGATCGCGCTTTGCAACAGGAAACCCAATCACGTTTACTTAAAGAACAGCGCGATAAACAACGAGAATTAGATAAACTAGAAGCGAAAAAGCAGGCACAGCAAGAAGTGCAGGGAACTTATGCCAGTAAAATCATCCTCAACTCCAACCTCTCAGGAATTGAAGGATTAGTGGTACAGCTAGGACAAGTAGAACAACGTTACCGTCTGGCTTTAGAAACTGCTGCGGGGGGAAGATTAGGCTTTATTGTCGTCGAAAGCGATCGCGTGGCGGCACAGGGGATTGAATTGCTCAAAAGAGAGCGAGGAGGTAGGGCGACATTTCTACCTTTAAATAAGATTCAAGCACCATCATTAGGTAATATTGCCACCATGCGTTTTGGGCGTGGTTTTATCGACTTGGCGGTAAATTTAGTAGACTGCGATCCTCGTTATGACGAGATTTTTGCCTATGTGTTTGGCGGTACGATTGTTTTTGACAACCTTGATAATGCTCGTTCGCAGTTAGGCAAGCACCGTATTGTGACATTAGAAGGGGAAATTCTCGAAGCCAGTGGCGCAATGACGGGAGGAAGTCAATCTAGTCGCTCTAGTTTGCATTTCGGGGGAACAGCTAACCGCGAACCAGAACAAGTTGAGGCGTTACGAGAACGTTTAGCAGAAATAGCCCGCATCTTAAATAGCTATGACCAAAGAATAACAAATCAGGTAGCGCAGATCAAGGATTTAGCTGAAGAATTAACCGAAGCCAGACAACTTGGTCGAGACAATAAAGTGTTGTCGGAACAGTTAGAGAAAGACTTAAAACGTCTAACTGGTCAAAGAGAACTATTAATTAATCAGCTACATACTAATCGCCAAGAAAGAGATACTATCCAGTCTCGTTTAGCCATTTTGAATCGTGAAATTCCTGAACAAGAAGCCAGCTTACACAACTTACAACAGCAGCTAAAAGTATTAGAAGATTCCCATGCTCAAAGTGAGTGGCAACAGGTTCGGGCAGTAATTAATACTCAAGAAGAACAGCTAAGACAACATGAACAGACTTTAAGACAGGCAGAAACCGAATTATTAGAACTAACTAATAAACATCAAAGAGTCCGAGAAAAGTTCACCGAATCAGAACAAAATATTGTTCAATTAACTAACGATCAAATAGCAATCAAAGAACAACAAGCAACAATCAATCATCAACTAAGCGAAATTGCCCAAAAAATTACTGCTGCTGAAACAGAATTAGCCAAACTAGCAGAAAAATTAGGAGTAACTAAACAAGAACGCGATCGCCTAGAGAATCAATTAAAACAATTGCGCGATCGCCATCAAAAACAAGTCTGGCAATTAGAAAAATTAGCGCTCTCTCAACAAGAAAGACAAGCGACTTTGCAAACCTTACAACAGCAAATAGCTGAACAAAAACAAGAACTACCCGATCCCATTCCTGAAATTCCCCAATTAGTTAACGACGACGGAATCGAAGCGGGGGAATCAATTACCTTTGCCAATCTGCAAGAACAGGTAGAACAGTTACAAAAACAGATTCGCAATGGTGAAAAACGTCTTGAAGCCATGGAACCCGTTAATATGCTGGCGTTAGAAGAATACGAAAAAACTGAAGCCAGACTACAGGAACTTTCCCATAAACTAGACACAATCGAAGCCGAAAGAACCGAATTATTACTACGAGTAGAGAAATTTACTACCCTGCGTTTACGCGCCTTTAAAGAATCCTATGATGCAGTAAATGAGAACTTCCAAAAAATCTATGCCGAATTATCCGATGGTGATGGACATCTCCAGCTAGAAGATGAAAATGATCCTTTTAACGGTGGCTTAAATTTGGTTGCTCATCCCAAAGGTAAACCAGTACAGAAACTAAGTTCCATGTCTGGAGGCGAAAAATCATTAACTGCATTAGGCTTTATCTTTTCCCTCCAAAAATATCGTCCTTCTCCTTTCTATGCTTTTGATGAAGTAGATATGTTCCTCGATGGTGCTAATGTCGAAAAGCTCTCTCGAATGGTTAAACAACAAGCACAAGAAGCACAGTTTATTGTCGTAAGTCTGCGTCGTCCGATGATTGAAGCCTCAGAAAGAACCATTGGTGTTACTCAAGCAAGAGGCGCTCACACTCAAGTATTAGGCATAAAAATGAAATAATTATATGACTGTCAAATCAGTTAAGTAGGTAGGCAAAATAATTGATCAAACCCCTACCCTTAGAGCTATTTGTTACTCGTTACTCGTTACTCGTTACTTGTTACTCCCTAACCTCATTTCCAATTTAATTACACCCACCTACTTAATTAATCCTCAGTTTTGGGCAAACTAGACTTAAGATTTGCCTAATTAAACATGACTGAAGAACAGATTTTAAATGCGATCGCTAATATTTGTGAAGATGACTCCTTACGCTTCCAAATAATTATCCAAGATGAAGTATTACATGTTTATATTAATCGACCAACTCAGGCAGCACTTGACTATCAAACTCTCAAGTCGAAAATCTATCGGGTAGTCACTCAAACATTTCCCTTAGAATTTTTAGAAATTTGGCTTTATTGTCGAGTTTTGGGTGAAATTGAAGCAGACTGGCAAGCAGTATTAGAAATCGAAATTAACTTAGATTCTGCGCAAATGTCGGCGATGATGGAGACGATTGCTGGCGCTGTGGCAGCAACTAATTCCCTTGTCGGCAGAATAGAGCGAGAATTAGAAACTCCCGAATCTTTTGCTGTCGATCCTTTGTGGGATTTTGAAGAACTACCGACGACAGCAAATGAAAATAACTCTGAGTATGACCTAGAGCTATTAGAATCAATCGATCATGGGGCATTAGAATTAGATCTTAATAAGTACTGTTTCATTAGTAATCAACAGCTACCAGATACAACATTTACTGTTCCTCAAGAAAATATTGCTCGACTGGTAAACACTTTCGATCGTTTTGCACCGTCAATTAAGCGATCGCAATTGCCAGCCTTAGAAACTTATTTTAACCAATTAATTATCCCTGATTTAGCTACTTTAGCACCTGAAATACAGCCATGGTGGACAGAAATTGCCACATTGGATGAAGATCGACAGCGTCAGTTAGCAATTTGGCTGAGTCGTTACTGTTTGCATCCTGAAAAAACTATTTTGACGCTTTCAAAAGTTTTTCCACCTCAATTTGTTAGAAAACAAAAGCATCATTTGTCTCAGCCGATTTCAGAGCAAAACCAAAATAGTTCTGAAGCTAAATCTGGATTATTTTCAAGTTGGCTGATGTTATTACGCAAATTTTTACAGAAAATTAAGCCAACAAAGTAAATTGGTTTATGTTTTTATTTTTTGGGTATACCATTTTCGAGCAATGTTAGATAAAGGTTTATTTACCTGTTTCCAAGTCAGATTGGCAGCAGCTAATTCAGCTTCACTCTCTTTGAGAACGTCTTGGGAAATCCATTTAAGAAATTGACCCATTTTCCTAATATTCAACTCACCATCACAACCATCCATCAAAGCTTGCTCAAACCTGGCTTCTGTCAAAAATAAATCGACAAATTCTTCAATACTTTGAGCCACTTCAGGATCGATTTGAACAGCTTGTCTATTTTTAACTACTTGATGTTTCTCCCCTTTAGCTTTGAAAATTAGTTCTGTATAACCTTCTCTAAAAACTAGATCATCTGCTTGAGGATAGAGGACTAATCCTTCTCCAACTCCTTCAACACCAAAAGTTTCTTGAACCCAAGGATCTTTTGCTTCTACTGTTGCTACCATTTGATTGATAGTGTCTGTCGCAGTTTGTAGTTGATGTCGATCGCTAAAATCTAAAGTTACTGGTTCACCAAAATAAGGCAAAACAAAGATATCTTCATGATCTGGTAGAATTGCTCTAATTTTTTCAGGGCGTATTTCTAGATAAGCAGCTTCGCCATTAATACCACCATATTGCATCGCAAAAACAGCCAAAATTTTTCTGTCAATTTGACTGATTGCCACGCCTTTTTGAATATTACTTCCACACCACTCACCGAAGATAACAAGGTTTGAGTCACTCCTCAACTGTCGAAAATAGTCAATGTTATGACTTACCCAAGCAGCAAAACCAGCATTATCATCTAGAGGGGTAATGATCTGACTTCTCTTCTGGGCTAATACATCGCCTGTAGAGGTGACTTGAACACCTGCGTTTGTACCGTGAAGCTTTATTTTAGCGCGATAGGTAATAGAGGGGGTTTGATTCAACGCTTCAAGATTACTATAAACATTATGAAGTAGCTCTATACTTGTCCATTTAATAAATGGAATTTCTGTTGTATCAGCCTTAAGTTCTGGTTGGCAATAAATCTCATCAAGGTTCTTTCCAACTTCTACTTCAACCTTGCCTAATGCCATCCCATAAGAATAGATTCCCCTTAGCTTACTGGGCTTGATTTTTAGACCATCTTTTAGGATTGAACCAACTAAAGCGATCGCCACTACATCATTTACTTGATAAATACTATCTAAGCTAGCGATAATCTGTACTTTTTGTTTCCCTGGTGCTTCCATTGTATATACGCGTAGAGAATTAGCGTTTGGATGGGTTGCCACGGCAACAACTTTCATTGCCATCACAGACATGAGTTTATAACTCCATTAACACTTAGAAGTTTAGTTGTAGTATAAAAATTAGAATTCTAAATAGTTTTCTTGCTTTTTGCGCGTTTTTCCATAATCGCGATGGTAATTAAGGCGATCGCAGTTAGAGGAATAACTCCCAACACCATAATGTTGACAAAAACAGGCAAAGCGGGATGATCTACGGAATCCAAGATTAGGTAGGCAGTATAAGCTACATAGTAAAACAAAAATAATATGCCTTCCCAGCGTTCGATCCGTTTTCCCGAATAGAAAATAGGTAGACAGGCAAATGCCACGGCGATCATCACTGGAAGATCAAAACTAATCACGCTTGGACTGACTTTAATACCGTTGGGTGCGACTATTCCTGATATACCTAACACCGCTAAGATATTGAAAATATTGCTACCTAAAACATTACCGACAGCGATCTCTGTTTCCCCACGGTAGCTAGCGACGACTGAAGTAAACAATTCTGGTAATGATGTACCCACAGCGACAATAGTCAAACCAACTATTAGTTTACTTACCTGAAAATATTCGGCAATGGTGATCGCCGATGATACCAGCCAGCGAGAACCTAAAACTAGTAAAATTAAACCCCCAATAATATATGCCGTATTTTTAACCCAAGTTATTGGCGTAACTGGCTCGGATAAACTGTATTCCTCTGTAAACTCGTCTTGTTCTACACTTTGTTTACTACTTTGATAGATTAAAGAAAGAGTATATGTTACTACACCAACAAACAAGATAATACTGTCTACTTTGCTGAGTTGACCATCGAGAGAAAACATCAACAGCAGTAATGATACGCCGATCATAATCGGTACATCAGAGCGAATCATTTGCTTGGTAACGCCTAACGGCGCAATTAACGCAGATAAACCGAGGATCAGTAAAACATTACAGATATTACTACCCACGACATTACCGATCGCAATATCAGCTCCCTCTGCCGATAACGCTGACATAACACTAACTGACATTTCTGGCGCACTAGTGCCGTAAGCTACTACAGTCAAGCCAATAATTAGAGGGGGTATCCGCAGCATTGCCGCTAGTCTAGACGAGCCTTTAACTAAAAACTCTGCCCCTATTACAAGTAACACCAATCCTGCTACTAAAATTAAGAAGGTAGTAAAATTCATAAAAAATCTACAAATAAAAAGTCTATTGTATGTATTGATAAAAAGTGGGCTGATTTTAATAATCAATTACAATTAACTCATAATTTGTGACAGTTAATGATAAAAATTAAGTAATGTCAATTCAGCATTTAACTATAGACAAGTAAATAGATAGGCATAACTATTTAACGATCATTCTAGCAACTAGCTTTGTTTTCCTGATTGAATTTCGACAATTTTTTCTTGAGCAGAACTACGTTCTTTTTCTAAAGTTTCCAAGACAAATTTAGGCAGTTGTGCTGATTTAGCTAAAGCTAGATCAAAATTAGCGATCGCTTCGGTCAGAATTTTGACACTATTTTTTTGCTTACCAAGCTTGCGTAAAATTTGCCCTTTAAGGTAGTAGTGTTCTGGATTTTCAGGAGCAGTTTTTAAAGCTAGATCGGCATATTTCAGCGCCTTGTTATATTCATTGAGATCTCGATATGCCACCGCTAATCCTCTTTCCACTAAATAATTTGGCGCAGCATGGGCTTCAAAACGAGCGATCGCCTGTTCGGGAGTAGAAAATGGTAAATTAACCGCCAATAATAAATCCATGTAACCTTTAATCAGGTTTAATTCAGGATCGTTCGGATCGG is part of the Pleurocapsa minor HA4230-MV1 genome and encodes:
- the smc gene encoding chromosome segregation protein SMC, with the protein product MVHIKRVELSHFKSFGGTTKVPILPGFTVVSGPNGSGKSNILDALLFCLNLASSKGMRADRLPDLVNNKHIANGKVAEAVVSVTFDLTDLGDLSDVVTTVTDAKDLVLVSSPEELAEAMGNSSNEENSNGHDAEELEEELEEVEEETTVDQDDKKIIAIANGDSLEWKITRRLRVAKKGNYTSTFYINGEVSSATEVHEQLQKLRIYPEGYNVVLQGDVTSIITMNSKERREIIDELAGVGAFDRKIQQTRKTLDKVQEREEKCQIIAQELIANRDRLAADRVKAEKYRKLKEQVQEKKIHEQVLVWRSLTQQQGELQNQFAAGETETTQLQSSILKLDTEVTQESVKLETLNTQVKALGEDEQLSIASNLATQKAKQLTLQQKLGELNNTSQQKQLMLVQTEQNLEQYQQEIKQFGQEKDRLENEIVPTLIANAVAARETVSQSKDNANAIAEASEAWVQEQASLSRQASAIQETLNPQRTEQARISERYNQLEKTIQAQTESLEAVDAEFKVKQVEFDSLSEKVATEQGHVQEIAQQLAEAESDRALQQETQSRLLKEQRDKQRELDKLEAKKQAQQEVQGTYASKIILNSNLSGIEGLVVQLGQVEQRYRLALETAAGGRLGFIVVESDRVAAQGIELLKRERGGRATFLPLNKIQAPSLGNIATMRFGRGFIDLAVNLVDCDPRYDEIFAYVFGGTIVFDNLDNARSQLGKHRIVTLEGEILEASGAMTGGSQSSRSSLHFGGTANREPEQVEALRERLAEIARILNSYDQRITNQVAQIKDLAEELTEARQLGRDNKVLSEQLEKDLKRLTGQRELLINQLHTNRQERDTIQSRLAILNREIPEQEASLHNLQQQLKVLEDSHAQSEWQQVRAVINTQEEQLRQHEQTLRQAETELLELTNKHQRVREKFTESEQNIVQLTNDQIAIKEQQATINHQLSEIAQKITAAETELAKLAEKLGVTKQERDRLENQLKQLRDRHQKQVWQLEKLALSQQERQATLQTLQQQIAEQKQELPDPIPEIPQLVNDDGIEAGESITFANLQEQVEQLQKQIRNGEKRLEAMEPVNMLALEEYEKTEARLQELSHKLDTIEAERTELLLRVEKFTTLRLRAFKESYDAVNENFQKIYAELSDGDGHLQLEDENDPFNGGLNLVAHPKGKPVQKLSSMSGGEKSLTALGFIFSLQKYRPSPFYAFDEVDMFLDGANVEKLSRMVKQQAQEAQFIVVSLRRPMIEASERTIGVTQARGAHTQVLGIKMK
- a CDS encoding calcium/sodium antiporter, which translates into the protein MNFTTFLILVAGLVLLVIGAEFLVKGSSRLAAMLRIPPLIIGLTVVAYGTSAPEMSVSVMSALSAEGADIAIGNVVGSNICNVLLILGLSALIAPLGVTKQMIRSDVPIMIGVSLLLLMFSLDGQLSKVDSIILFVGVVTYTLSLIYQSSKQSVEQDEFTEEYSLSEPVTPITWVKNTAYIIGGLILLVLGSRWLVSSAITIAEYFQVSKLIVGLTIVAVGTSLPELFTSVVASYRGETEIAVGNVLGSNIFNILAVLGISGIVAPNGIKVSPSVISFDLPVMIAVAFACLPIFYSGKRIERWEGILFLFYYVAYTAYLILDSVDHPALPVFVNIMVLGVIPLTAIALITIAIMEKRAKSKKTI
- a CDS encoding right-handed parallel beta-helix repeat-containing protein; the protein is MTTYNVTNSNDNGAGSLREALTLANANDGADTIVLMSDVTLSSAIAITDDVTIEGNKYLVTQTGTDRLFTIDDGNAAVNGQVNISGLRLTGGAPVETGGAIYSVENLAIANSELFGNATTKRGGAVYQQGASLAITNSYIHDNAIADGTTSAGGGVYIREGNLTVDNSNFEGNAALAGGGIIVGFGSTAEVTKSQLSYNNGSGIFVGIESQLILQNSVVDHNTSTISGGGVNVQVDSKATINNTIISNNTAPYGAGVEVLQNSQVSITNSEMTGNSATEDGGGIDVSDQSTAEITNTVISNNTAVFGAGVEVLLNSQISINNSQITGNTATKAGGGIEVYDQSTAVVTNTAISNNTAPFGAGVASTNDSTVTLIDVDFSGQVSDYQGNNIEVIETDLVIADEDLNLKGTKLADTLEGKAGNDTLYGFRGHDVLNGNEGNDLLYGGKGFDLLDGGAGNDILKGGIGRDSLCGGAGNDTLNGGFGADLLDGGAGNDYLDGNRGFNKLFGGTGNDVFVLHNDAKSDCIKDFQIGQDTIGLDDGMTFEDLNIVTGKQHTFIYHGGDLVGRLVGVTANLAESNFAEV